A genome region from Lactobacillus sp. ESL0791 includes the following:
- a CDS encoding substrate-binding domain-containing protein, whose amino-acid sequence MNAQQTKKLQIRKNSWRNHKFMILEFLIAVFFIAVVWLLFIANPAQKRQTKIGASYMTMNNSFYPVLNEQVANYVNDHHGRLYNRDPALIVSKQVKEIDTFIAQGANAIILNPVDGNSSQIEHALHRAKNKGIKIIIVDSQMKSTRYVDCTILSDNYRAGQLCAKHLLKTKRHAKILLLEHYSAFSANNRIQGFTDTIKRAPNAKNYRFVAKINTYGQSEITLPLVEQALTHGQKFDTIMALNDQAAVGALAAIDETKIKRPIAVYGVDGSENMKKLLGVNPNAIATAAQSPVKMGRIAAQTAYQLLADKKVPKKIILPVYLLTNKNINQYNVLGWQ is encoded by the coding sequence ATGAACGCTCAGCAAACAAAAAAACTGCAAATAAGAAAAAATTCGTGGCGTAATCATAAATTTATGATTCTTGAATTTCTTATTGCAGTTTTTTTCATTGCCGTGGTTTGGCTGCTGTTCATTGCTAATCCCGCACAAAAACGCCAAACCAAAATCGGTGCCAGCTACATGACAATGAACAACAGTTTTTATCCCGTGCTAAACGAACAGGTGGCCAACTACGTCAACGACCACCACGGACGCCTTTACAACCGCGATCCCGCATTAATTGTCAGCAAACAGGTAAAAGAGATTGACACGTTTATCGCACAAGGCGCTAACGCAATTATTTTAAATCCCGTCGATGGTAACAGCAGTCAAATCGAACACGCCTTGCACCGAGCTAAAAATAAGGGCATTAAAATTATAATCGTTGATTCACAGATGAAATCCACCCGCTACGTTGACTGCACAATTTTATCTGACAACTACCGCGCCGGACAATTATGTGCCAAACATCTATTAAAAACTAAAAGGCACGCCAAGATCCTGCTGCTTGAACATTATTCAGCTTTTTCCGCCAACAACCGCATTCAGGGCTTCACTGACACAATCAAGCGGGCACCCAATGCCAAGAATTACCGCTTTGTTGCCAAGATCAACACTTATGGTCAATCGGAAATCACCTTGCCGCTAGTTGAACAGGCGCTAACGCACGGTCAAAAATTCGACACAATTATGGCGTTGAACGACCAGGCGGCAGTCGGCGCCCTCGCTGCAATCGATGAAACCAAAATCAAGCGGCCAATCGCGGTTTACGGGGTTGATGGTTCCGAAAATATGAAAAAATTGCTCGGGGTCAATCCCAACGCCATCGCTACTGCAGCACAGTCACCGGTTAAAATGGGCAGAATTGCTGCTCAGACGGCTTACCAACTACTTGCAGACAAAAAAGTCCCCAAGAAAATCATTTTACCGGTTTACCTGCTCACCAATAAAAATATCAACCAATATAATGTTTTGGGGTGGCAATAA
- a CDS encoding PTS sugar transporter subunit IIA: MKYIILVSHGQFAEGVKTSLEMFAGNATERVFALCLHNGKSAADFKADVETFLKEQQFKEDDEFVVLADIIGGSPLTTFLEVFAAQGYLEQAVILGGMNFTMALTATVSLDTMDKDELAKTALSEAKAALKQYQIPTATADEDDI, from the coding sequence GTGAAATATATAATTTTGGTTTCTCACGGGCAATTTGCGGAAGGCGTTAAAACATCTTTGGAAATGTTTGCAGGGAATGCTACTGAACGGGTCTTTGCCTTATGTTTGCACAACGGCAAGTCGGCAGCAGATTTTAAGGCTGACGTTGAGACATTTTTGAAAGAACAACAATTCAAAGAAGACGATGAATTTGTGGTTTTAGCAGATATTATCGGCGGCAGTCCGCTGACAACATTCTTGGAGGTGTTTGCTGCGCAAGGCTACCTTGAGCAAGCAGTTATCTTAGGCGGGATGAACTTTACAATGGCCCTAACTGCCACGGTTTCACTGGACACAATGGATAAAGATGAACTGGCCAAAACAGCACTGAGTGAGGCCAAGGCGGCTTTGAAGCAATACCAAATACCAACTGCAACTGCTGATGAAGATGATATTTAA
- a CDS encoding PTS sugar transporter subunit IIB, protein MTISLIRVDDRIIHGLITTRWAKERPCDGIIAINDKAATNPILKSAYKSAGEDQGKKTFVWTMEHFAQVQDKVLNSKTRYFLITKSPLDMKHILVDMNFVPSDQKELIVGPGNDRPGAIKLGSNQSFTQEEGDAFEAISQKGYKVHFALLPDKQLGYWDKFKGKFGY, encoded by the coding sequence ATGACAATTTCACTGATTAGAGTGGATGACCGAATTATCCACGGCTTGATTACCACGCGCTGGGCCAAGGAACGCCCATGTGACGGCATTATTGCGATTAATGATAAGGCTGCCACCAACCCGATTTTGAAATCTGCTTACAAATCGGCTGGTGAAGATCAGGGTAAAAAAACTTTTGTGTGGACAATGGAGCACTTTGCACAAGTTCAGGATAAGGTGCTTAATTCTAAGACACGTTACTTCCTGATTACCAAGAGTCCACTAGATATGAAACACATTCTAGTCGACATGAATTTTGTGCCAAGCGACCAAAAAGAATTGATTGTCGGGCCCGGTAACGACCGGCCCGGTGCAATTAAATTGGGCAGCAATCAGTCTTTTACACAAGAGGAAGGTGATGCCTTTGAAGCAATTAGTCAAAAAGGTTATAAGGTTCACTTTGCACTTCTTCCCGACAAGCAGCTAGGCTATTGGGATAAGTTCAAGGGAAAATTTGGTTATTAA
- a CDS encoding PTS sugar transporter subunit IIC: MQISWLQAAILGLFACLCSNSCMAGQAIGNYTIGRPLVGGLVCGIVLGNIPLGIACGVATQLVYIALVTPGGTVAADVRAISYIGIPLAMVAITSRGLNPMGTDAANMAKSLATLVGTVGSVLFYAVAFMNLIWQAFGWKDIQKGKLDRLYAVDFGWPWLSHLVFSFLPTLLMTHFGAQAVTALRDALPMDGIPMKTLFTVGAMLPCVGIAILLRQIINKALDFIPFLVGFTLAASLHLNLVSITIISLLFAAIMYEIEMAKGSNNGGSATVSASETIIDDDDEEDI, translated from the coding sequence ATGCAAATAAGTTGGTTACAGGCTGCGATTTTGGGTTTGTTTGCCTGTTTATGTTCAAATTCCTGTATGGCCGGGCAGGCAATCGGTAATTATACGATTGGGCGGCCATTAGTTGGTGGCCTTGTCTGCGGGATTGTTTTAGGGAATATTCCTCTGGGCATCGCCTGCGGTGTTGCCACACAGCTGGTTTACATTGCGTTAGTTACCCCCGGCGGTACGGTTGCTGCCGATGTGCGGGCAATTTCCTATATTGGGATTCCGCTGGCAATGGTGGCAATTACTTCTCGGGGCCTGAACCCGATGGGAACAGATGCCGCTAATATGGCAAAATCTCTTGCTACATTAGTAGGAACTGTTGGTTCGGTTTTGTTCTATGCAGTTGCTTTCATGAACTTGATCTGGCAGGCTTTTGGCTGGAAAGATATTCAAAAGGGTAAACTGGATCGGCTCTATGCGGTTGATTTTGGCTGGCCATGGCTGTCCCACCTTGTATTTTCATTTCTGCCGACATTGTTGATGACACACTTTGGTGCACAAGCCGTTACTGCGCTGCGGGATGCTTTGCCGATGGATGGTATCCCGATGAAGACTTTGTTCACGGTTGGAGCAATGCTTCCGTGTGTCGGAATTGCGATCTTGCTGCGGCAGATTATCAATAAGGCACTTGACTTTATTCCGTTCCTTGTTGGTTTTACACTGGCTGCTTCACTGCATCTGAATTTGGTTTCAATTACGATTATTTCCTTATTATTTGCCGCAATTATGTATGAAATTGAAATGGCAAAAGGTTCAAATAATGGCGGCTCAGCGACAGTTTCTGCTTCGGAAACAATAATTGATGACGATGATGAGGAGGACATTTAA
- a CDS encoding PTS system mannose/fructose/sorbose family transporter subunit IID, with protein sequence MDVKKKKISHKTLSKSFNLWFWGALTCFSQEHMQTFGYLCSMLPIIKELYPNDNETQQKNIQAYTAFFNTNPMLGSVIIGTTASLEEARANGAGIDGQTINDMRAGLMGPIAGIGDSLIDGTLIPILLGIALGMSRNGSPVGAIFYIIVWDLIAYFGQRFLYFRGYKLGDQAVGFLVGKQGKAVRRAIGIVGGMVVGGVLATWVNVTTSLQLKDTTGHVFLNLQNQLDGIFPGILTVIVTLFCWWLMAKKHVSAIWTMIILIGVALVGVVLGVFNPGLKY encoded by the coding sequence ATGGATGTAAAAAAGAAGAAAATAAGTCATAAAACCCTGAGCAAATCATTTAATTTATGGTTCTGGGGCGCACTAACCTGTTTCTCACAGGAGCACATGCAGACATTTGGTTATTTGTGTTCGATGCTGCCGATTATTAAGGAATTATATCCTAATGATAATGAAACTCAGCAGAAAAACATTCAAGCATACACGGCCTTCTTCAACACCAACCCGATGCTGGGTTCGGTAATCATTGGCACAACTGCCAGTTTGGAAGAAGCGCGGGCAAACGGTGCCGGAATTGACGGGCAGACGATTAACGATATGCGTGCCGGTCTGATGGGGCCTATTGCCGGTATCGGCGACTCGCTGATTGATGGTACCTTGATTCCGATTTTGCTGGGAATTGCGTTAGGAATGTCCAGAAATGGGTCACCTGTCGGGGCAATTTTCTACATTATTGTTTGGGACTTAATTGCTTACTTTGGACAACGTTTCCTTTATTTCCGCGGCTACAAGCTGGGCGACCAAGCGGTTGGCTTCTTAGTTGGTAAGCAAGGCAAGGCTGTTCGCCGGGCAATCGGAATTGTCGGCGGGATGGTAGTCGGCGGCGTTTTGGCCACTTGGGTCAACGTTACGACCTCCCTGCAGCTAAAAGACACAACCGGGCATGTTTTCCTGAACCTACAAAACCAGCTTGATGGAATTTTTCCGGGAATTTTAACCGTAATTGTCACATTGTTCTGCTGGTGGCTGATGGCCAAGAAGCACGTTTCAGCAATCTGGACGATGATTATTCTAATCGGTGTTGCCTTAGTTGGTGTTGTCCTTGGCGTATTCAACCCAGGTCTGAAATACTAA
- a CDS encoding DUF202 domain-containing protein gives MTIEELTKGYQNEVEYQKHMLRNLQYWFQLFFTVSAIGVVLIYYFHAKTVWLFALGIILLVIGIIGMLIFGYGQWRGRQNVNLVIDDYQKKIDYLNQKTEK, from the coding sequence ATGACAATTGAAGAGTTAACGAAAGGCTACCAAAATGAAGTGGAATACCAAAAACACATGCTGCGTAATCTTCAGTATTGGTTTCAGCTTTTCTTCACAGTCAGTGCAATCGGTGTTGTGTTAATTTACTACTTTCATGCAAAAACCGTCTGGCTATTTGCCCTTGGAATCATCCTCCTGGTTATTGGAATTATCGGCATGCTGATTTTTGGCTATGGTCAATGGCGCGGCCGGCAGAATGTCAACCTGGTAATTGATGATTACCAAAAGAAAATAGATTATCTTAATCAAAAAACTGAAAAATAG